A region from the Aegilops tauschii subsp. strangulata cultivar AL8/78 chromosome 5, Aet v6.0, whole genome shotgun sequence genome encodes:
- the LOC109760590 gene encoding late embryogenesis abundant protein 3-like — MSDQPQPVRTGDVYPPSAAAHDARRQRDEVLTHDDQQQKQDGRRGELRVTETDEPHAGRRVVTATAGGQVMAQFTVPVPGAGVEEATDAVTIGEALQAAAQTSAGERPVDLADAAAVQAAETRATGLGGVVPGGVAAAAQQAAETNMRPDLAEEEKVRLRDVLGSAAAVLPANKVATREDAVAVATAAKRNAPAGGGGGGKGVADAVAAAAEMNERRMTRTRQA, encoded by the exons ATGAGCGACCAGCCCCAGCCCGTCCGCACCGGCGACGTCTAcccgccctccgccgccgctcACGACGCGCGCCGCCAGCGCGACGAGGTCCTCACCCATGATGATCAGCAGCAGAAACAAGATGGCCGCCGCGGCGAGCTCCGGGTCACCGAGACCGACGAACCACACGCCGGGAGACGCGTCGTCACTGCCACCGCCGGCGGCCAG GTGATGGCGCAGTTCACGGTGCCGGTGCCGGGCGCCGGTGTGGAGGAGGCGACGGACGCGGTGACCATCGGCGAAGCTCTACAGGCCGCGGCGCAGACGTCGGCGGGCGAGAGGCCGGTGGACCTCGCGGACGCGGCGGCGGTGCAGGCCGCCGAGACGCGCGCGACGGGGCTGGGCGGCGTCGTGCCGGGCGGCGTGGCGGCCGCGGCTCAGCAGGCCGCGGAGACCAACATGAGGCCCGACCTCGCGGAGGAGGAGAAGGTCCGGCTGAGGGACGTGCTGGGCAGCGCCGCGGCGGTGCTGCCGGCCaacaaggtggccacgagggaGGACGCCGTTGCGGTGGCCACAGCTGCGAAACGCAACGCTCCTGCGGGAGGTGGTGGAGGAGGCAAGGGCGTCGCCGATGCGGTGGCCGCGGCCGCCGAGATGAATGAGAGGAGGATGACGCGCACGCGGCAGGCTTAG